One window of the Chryseobacterium camelliae genome contains the following:
- a CDS encoding OmpA family protein codes for MKLTKTYIGAFFMSSALLLTSCETIQNSNHQQRGTAVGVASGAVIGGVLGNNVGRGKNAALGAVLGGIIGGVAGNVIGSKMDKQAKEIKETLPGAEVERVGDGIKITLSESIVNFAFDSSDLTAAAKTNLDKLAQVLVNNPDTNINIYGHTDSKGSDSYNMSLSERRANSVKAYLMGKGIASSRLYAKGEGESMPVASNDTDAGRAKNRRVEFAITANEKMINDAQQGQ; via the coding sequence ATGAAATTAACTAAAACATATATCGGAGCGTTTTTCATGTCGTCAGCACTATTGCTGACAAGCTGCGAAACCATTCAGAATTCCAACCACCAGCAGAGAGGTACAGCCGTAGGTGTTGCTTCAGGAGCAGTGATCGGAGGCGTATTGGGTAACAATGTAGGTAGAGGAAAAAATGCAGCCTTAGGAGCTGTTTTAGGCGGAATTATCGGTGGTGTAGCTGGTAATGTGATCGGTTCCAAAATGGATAAGCAGGCTAAGGAGATTAAAGAAACCTTACCTGGCGCTGAAGTAGAAAGAGTAGGGGACGGTATTAAGATTACTTTAAGTGAAAGCATTGTGAATTTTGCTTTTGACTCATCAGACCTTACTGCTGCAGCTAAAACCAACCTGGATAAATTGGCTCAGGTACTCGTTAACAACCCTGATACCAACATCAATATCTATGGCCATACGGACAGCAAAGGTTCTGATAGTTATAATATGAGCCTTTCTGAAAGAAGAGCCAATTCGGTAAAAGCCTATCTTATGGGTAAAGGAATAGCATCATCCAGATTATATGCTAAAGGTGAAGGAGAAAGCATGCCTGTAGCCAGCAACGATACCGATGCGGGAAGAGCTAAAAACAGGAGGGTAGAATTTGCTATTACAGCAAACGAAAAAATGATTAACGATGCCCAGCAGGGACAGTAA
- a CDS encoding HAD family hydrolase yields the protein MKKLYCFDFDGTITYKDTMFMYLRFYDPARFRMQFLRHVPLFILLKLKLAETEKVKKSFIGSILKGQTQEKIEKKAQQFFEQHYPKIVRENALDFIQNMDRESTKSLLVTASLDIWAKPFAEALQMQLVATKAEFRNGIFTGNFIGKNCNGKEKLVRIQEEIHDSKFDKIIAFGDTSGDKYMLRWANEGHYQFFH from the coding sequence ATGAAAAAATTATATTGCTTTGATTTTGACGGGACCATTACCTATAAAGACACCATGTTCATGTACCTCAGGTTTTATGATCCAGCCAGGTTCAGGATGCAGTTTTTAAGGCATGTTCCCCTCTTTATTCTGCTTAAACTGAAGCTGGCCGAAACCGAAAAAGTGAAAAAAAGCTTTATCGGTTCGATCCTTAAAGGCCAGACCCAGGAAAAGATTGAAAAAAAAGCACAGCAGTTCTTTGAACAGCATTATCCTAAAATCGTAAGGGAAAATGCGCTGGACTTTATCCAAAATATGGATCGTGAAAGTACGAAAAGCCTTTTGGTTACCGCTTCACTGGATATATGGGCAAAACCCTTTGCAGAAGCCCTGCAGATGCAGCTGGTAGCTACTAAGGCTGAATTCCGGAACGGCATTTTTACAGGCAATTTTATCGGTAAAAACTGCAACGGAAAAGAAAAACTGGTCAGGATACAGGAAGAGATCCATGATTCAAAATTTGATAAAATTATTGCTTTCGGAGATACTTCCGGAGATAAATATATGCTCAGGTGGGCAAATGAAGGTCATTACCAATTTTTTCATTAA
- a CDS encoding SDR family NAD(P)-dependent oxidoreductase: MIVLGSTSEVAQAFVEKALQEGEKFEKIYLVTSNRETTERFARHIDVKFFQQSEVIELDLMKEIDYNRLDSVHSQLLFCAAGYLGEGSEEGLYDNRNTERIISINYSRLVPVINHFAYKFESRRSGTIIGLSSVAGDRGRQSNFIYGSAKAAFTAYLSGLRNYLFEKKVHVMTVKPGFMATKMTEGMPLNPALTATPKQAAAHIFKAYKSRRNITYVLPVWAVIMMIIRNIPEFLFKKLKL; this comes from the coding sequence ATGATAGTTCTGGGAAGTACATCCGAGGTAGCACAGGCTTTTGTGGAAAAAGCACTTCAGGAAGGGGAGAAATTTGAGAAAATTTATCTCGTGACCTCTAACAGGGAAACAACCGAACGGTTTGCCAGGCATATTGATGTGAAGTTCTTTCAGCAGTCCGAAGTCATTGAGCTGGACCTGATGAAAGAGATTGATTACAACAGGCTGGATTCTGTACATTCGCAACTGCTGTTCTGTGCGGCAGGATACCTGGGTGAAGGTTCTGAAGAGGGACTGTACGACAACAGGAATACCGAAAGGATCATCAGCATCAACTATTCCCGCCTGGTTCCCGTTATCAATCACTTTGCCTATAAATTCGAAAGCCGGAGGTCCGGAACCATCATCGGACTATCCTCAGTAGCCGGTGACCGTGGCAGGCAGAGCAATTTCATTTATGGAAGTGCAAAAGCGGCATTCACAGCTTACCTAAGTGGTTTAAGGAACTATCTTTTTGAAAAGAAAGTCCATGTCATGACGGTTAAGCCGGGCTTTATGGCAACCAAAATGACCGAAGGCATGCCGTTGAACCCGGCATTGACGGCAACTCCCAAACAGGCAGCGGCCCATATTTTTAAAGCGTACAAAAGCAGGAGGAATATTACCTATGTACTGCCGGTATGGGCAGTGATCATGATGATCATCAGGAACATTCCGGAATTCCTATTCAAAAAATTAAAACTATAA
- a CDS encoding WbqC family protein, with the protein MKNVLLPVFYLPPISWFSVFLNPENTIGLEQHENFPKQTYRNRANIYGANGKLALIIPIRHNGKRLLKDIEMSDSEDWKTLHWKSIKTAYQSSPYFEYYESRLKEIYNYEGNSLLDFNLNALQIIQQILKTDQAYILNEKYIKNPEAVNFRERFSAKAPSEFAMEDYYQTFSDKLGFLKDLSVLDLICNKGPESVTYIRNIK; encoded by the coding sequence ATGAAGAACGTATTATTGCCGGTATTTTATCTGCCGCCTATTTCATGGTTCTCAGTGTTTTTAAATCCTGAGAATACCATCGGGCTGGAACAGCACGAAAATTTTCCAAAACAGACGTACAGGAACCGGGCCAACATCTATGGAGCCAATGGCAAGCTTGCTCTGATCATCCCGATCAGGCATAACGGAAAAAGGCTCTTGAAGGACATTGAAATGTCTGACTCCGAAGACTGGAAGACCCTGCACTGGAAATCCATCAAGACAGCCTACCAGAGCTCGCCTTATTTTGAATACTACGAAAGCAGGCTGAAAGAAATTTATAATTATGAAGGAAATTCACTTCTTGATTTTAACCTGAATGCCCTTCAGATCATCCAACAGATACTGAAAACAGATCAGGCATATATTTTGAATGAAAAATACATCAAAAATCCGGAAGCGGTAAATTTCAGGGAACGTTTTTCAGCTAAGGCACCTTCAGAATTTGCTATGGAAGACTATTACCAGACATTTTCGGATAAGCTTGGGTTTCTTAAAGATCTGTCTGTTTTAGACCTGATCTGTAACAAAGGACCTGAATCTGTTACTTATATTAGAAATATTAAATAA
- the trxA gene encoding thioredoxin — translation MALEITDSSFQETVLKSDKPVLVDFWAVWCGPCRTLGPIIEEVATDFEGKAVVGKVDVDNNQEISMQYGIRNIPTVLIFKNGEVVDKLVGVAPKEVIAEKLSAHL, via the coding sequence ATGGCTTTAGAAATTACAGATAGCTCATTTCAGGAAACGGTTTTAAAATCTGATAAACCGGTATTGGTAGATTTTTGGGCAGTATGGTGCGGACCATGCAGAACGTTGGGACCAATCATCGAAGAAGTAGCAACAGATTTTGAAGGGAAAGCAGTAGTAGGGAAAGTGGATGTAGACAACAACCAGGAAATTTCCATGCAGTACGGGATCAGAAATATTCCTACTGTACTAATCTTTAAGAACGGAGAAGTAGTGGATAAGCTTGTAGGCGTAGCTCCTAAAGAAGTAATCGCTGAAAAACTAAGCGCACACTTATAA
- a CDS encoding DUF2000 domain-containing protein: MNQTKEETDLKKCVLIIDSAQPTGIIANTASVLSITLGKYAGNIIGHDICDRQGGIHLGITKIPIPILGAVADKIKEIRKHLLSLDREDLIIVDFSDLAQHSKTYEQYETAMLTTAENEIHYRGIALYGDKKLINKATGNLSLIR, translated from the coding sequence ATGAATCAGACTAAAGAAGAAACGGATTTAAAAAAATGTGTATTGATCATCGACAGTGCACAACCTACAGGGATTATTGCCAATACAGCCAGCGTCCTGTCTATTACGCTGGGCAAATATGCCGGAAATATCATAGGACATGACATCTGTGACCGGCAAGGAGGCATACATCTGGGCATCACAAAAATTCCAATACCGATATTGGGTGCTGTGGCTGACAAGATAAAAGAAATACGGAAGCATCTCTTATCGCTTGATAGGGAGGATCTGATCATCGTGGACTTTTCAGATCTTGCCCAGCATTCCAAAACATATGAACAATATGAAACGGCAATGCTTACGACTGCAGAAAATGAGATTCACTACAGGGGTATTGCTTTATATGGTGACAAGAAACTGATCAACAAAGCTACAGGAAATTTAAGCCTGATCAGATAG
- a CDS encoding S8 family serine peptidase: MKKILLAAVFLTGFSFGFAQQAQDKKLDPNEDKDLMTWYHKDFATTKVYGINTENAYKFLESKGLKPKTVIVGVLDSGVQVDHPGLVKNIWTNPNEVPGNGKDDDGNGYIDDVHGWNFIGGKNGDIDVDNMEVTRVVAKYKPVFEGDDSTKNKANQAKMPEEFAMYMKAKELFTDKSTEARQSLQTFTMINTLIPNMMKMLNGKAVTPETVAAIPAPTDQKDAIALNILKQVAQSPDFKGKSSAEFEKAISAQMKEAIDHFEPQSKQYDLSYDPRKEIVGDNYDDYSEKKYGNNHYEGPDAEHGTHVAGIIAGLPQGKEVQYGVASRVAKIMSVRTVPNGDERDKDVANAIRYAVDNGAKVLNMSFGKPLSPGKNVVWDAFKYAQDKGVLLVKAAGNENEDVAEHVAYPTNFKNATDEKPFVNNVLVVGASTNNNDALRASFSNYNKKMVNVFAPGEQIYSTVPKNEYRYLQGTSMASPVVAGAAAVLLAYMPGLKPDQIIESLVKSSNPSTVNQFNTYSQAGGVIDLEKAAEYAYTNFYNGKSGSAKKAAKPSRKAVRK, encoded by the coding sequence ATGAAAAAGATTTTGTTGGCTGCTGTTTTCCTGACAGGTTTCAGCTTTGGTTTTGCTCAGCAAGCACAGGATAAAAAACTCGATCCTAATGAGGATAAGGACCTGATGACATGGTATCATAAAGATTTTGCCACCACAAAAGTATATGGGATCAATACCGAAAACGCATATAAATTTTTAGAGTCCAAAGGTCTTAAGCCTAAAACAGTTATCGTTGGTGTTTTAGACAGCGGTGTTCAGGTAGACCATCCGGGACTGGTGAAAAACATATGGACCAATCCTAACGAAGTTCCTGGAAATGGTAAGGATGATGACGGTAACGGATACATCGATGACGTTCACGGATGGAACTTTATCGGCGGAAAAAACGGCGATATCGATGTAGACAATATGGAAGTTACGAGAGTGGTTGCCAAATACAAGCCTGTTTTTGAAGGGGATGATTCTACTAAAAACAAAGCTAACCAGGCTAAAATGCCGGAAGAGTTTGCGATGTATATGAAAGCCAAAGAACTTTTTACCGATAAAAGTACAGAAGCCAGACAGAGCCTTCAGACATTCACCATGATCAATACCCTGATCCCTAATATGATGAAAATGCTGAACGGCAAAGCAGTGACTCCGGAAACGGTAGCCGCTATACCGGCTCCTACCGATCAGAAAGATGCCATTGCATTGAATATATTGAAGCAGGTTGCGCAAAGTCCGGATTTTAAAGGCAAATCGTCTGCGGAATTTGAAAAAGCCATCTCTGCACAGATGAAGGAAGCTATTGATCATTTTGAGCCTCAGAGCAAACAATATGATCTCAGTTATGACCCGAGAAAAGAAATCGTAGGGGATAATTATGATGATTATTCTGAAAAGAAATATGGTAATAACCATTATGAGGGTCCGGATGCAGAACACGGAACCCACGTTGCGGGTATCATTGCCGGTCTTCCTCAGGGGAAAGAAGTACAGTACGGAGTTGCGTCGAGGGTAGCGAAAATCATGTCTGTAAGAACAGTACCGAACGGGGATGAAAGAGATAAGGACGTGGCTAATGCCATCAGATATGCGGTAGACAATGGAGCCAAAGTGCTGAACATGAGCTTCGGTAAGCCGCTTTCTCCAGGTAAAAATGTCGTTTGGGATGCATTCAAATATGCGCAGGATAAAGGCGTACTTTTGGTGAAGGCTGCCGGTAATGAGAATGAAGATGTTGCTGAGCATGTTGCATATCCTACCAATTTCAAAAATGCTACAGATGAAAAGCCGTTTGTGAACAATGTTTTGGTTGTAGGGGCAAGTACCAATAACAATGATGCTTTACGAGCGAGCTTCTCCAATTACAACAAGAAAATGGTGAATGTATTCGCCCCGGGAGAGCAGATTTATTCTACGGTCCCGAAGAATGAATACAGATACCTTCAGGGAACGTCCATGGCTTCGCCTGTTGTAGCCGGTGCAGCAGCAGTGCTTCTGGCGTATATGCCTGGGCTAAAGCCTGACCAGATCATCGAGTCACTGGTGAAATCCAGCAATCCGAGTACCGTCAATCAGTTTAATACCTATTCACAGGCCGGAGGCGTAATCGATCTTGAGAAAGCGGCAGAATATGCGTACACGAACTTCTACAACGGCAAATCCGGATCTGCTAAAAAAGCAGCAAAACCATCCAGAAAAGCAGTGAGGAAATAA
- a CDS encoding cysteine desulfurase family protein, with amino-acid sequence MNKIYLDNAATTPLSEEVIDAMVDTMKMNFGNPSSTHSFGQEAKILIENVRRQIADYLHVTPAEIIFTSCGTESNNMIIKSSVEHLGIERIISSPLEHKCVSESILDMKNRKGVEVNYIRPDEKGDLDLGRLEELLKVSDKKTLVSLMHANNEIGNLIDIKRVAELCKQYNALFHSDTVQTMAHMNLDFSEIMVDFASCSAHKFHGPKGIGFAFIRKATGLKGIITGGPQERNLRAGTENVAGIVGLGKALELSLTHMNAYRDHMQAIKDYAIEKLSAEIPGMKFNGRSAEKDNSLYTVLSALLPYKNPLIGLQLDMKGIAISQGSACSSGASKPSMVMMMVLTEDEMDTCTPLRISFSHLTTKADIDALTSALKEISEDFVIEKTNVEHR; translated from the coding sequence ATGAATAAAATATATTTAGATAACGCTGCAACAACGCCTCTTTCAGAAGAAGTTATCGATGCCATGGTAGACACCATGAAAATGAATTTCGGGAATCCGTCTTCCACCCACAGCTTTGGACAGGAAGCCAAGATCCTCATCGAAAACGTGAGAAGGCAGATTGCAGATTATCTTCACGTCACTCCTGCGGAAATCATCTTCACTTCATGCGGGACAGAATCCAATAATATGATCATCAAGTCCAGTGTGGAACATCTGGGCATTGAAAGGATCATCAGCTCTCCTCTGGAGCATAAATGTGTTTCTGAAAGCATCCTGGATATGAAGAACAGGAAAGGAGTAGAGGTAAATTACATCCGTCCCGATGAAAAAGGGGACCTGGACCTGGGCAGGCTGGAAGAACTGCTGAAAGTTTCTGATAAAAAGACCCTGGTAAGCCTGATGCACGCCAATAATGAGATCGGGAACCTCATTGATATCAAAAGAGTGGCGGAATTATGCAAGCAGTATAATGCTTTGTTCCATTCTGATACGGTACAGACCATGGCCCATATGAACCTTGATTTTTCTGAGATCATGGTGGATTTTGCCTCATGCAGTGCCCACAAGTTCCACGGGCCGAAAGGCATCGGTTTTGCATTTATCAGAAAAGCAACAGGCCTGAAAGGTATTATTACCGGTGGGCCTCAGGAAAGAAACCTGAGAGCCGGAACAGAGAACGTAGCCGGGATTGTAGGTCTGGGCAAAGCACTGGAGCTTTCCCTTACCCATATGAATGCTTACAGGGACCATATGCAGGCTATAAAGGATTATGCAATTGAAAAATTAAGCGCTGAAATCCCTGGAATGAAATTCAACGGCAGAAGTGCTGAGAAAGATAACAGTTTGTATACGGTTTTAAGTGCGTTACTGCCATATAAAAACCCTTTGATCGGGCTTCAGCTGGATATGAAAGGTATTGCGATTTCCCAGGGAAGCGCGTGCTCTTCCGGAGCTTCAAAACCTTCCATGGTCATGATGATGGTCTTAACTGAAGATGAAATGGATACCTGTACGCCATTAAGAATATCATTCAGCCACCTGACCACCAAAGCAGATATTGATGCTTTGACCTCTGCGCTGAAAGAAATCTCGGAAGATTTCGTTATAGAAAAAACAAATGTTGAACATAGATAG
- a CDS encoding decaprenyl-phosphate phosphoribosyltransferase, which translates to MKKYVKLLRMEQWVKNLFVFVPLFFSGNITNVDLLTKSIVAFVIFSLTASVVYILNDYNDIEADRKHPEKRRRPLASGAISKRQAVAILIVLLVINSIAVFLAQIYFHQNLWKFAVIIGFYFVMNLAYTFRLKHVAIVDISIIAVGFVLRVLSGGYITGIKTSQWAILLTFVLALVLAIGKRRGELINAQVSGKTRRALDGYNVQFADITLSISVTLAIVCYLMFTLSPEVQMRFHERVFYTVIFVVFAFLRYLQQTLVYNRTESPTKIVYRDRYIQVTLVLWVAAFLIQIYFKK; encoded by the coding sequence ATGAAGAAATATGTAAAGCTGCTCCGGATGGAGCAATGGGTGAAGAACCTGTTTGTTTTTGTTCCCCTCTTTTTTTCAGGCAATATTACCAATGTTGATCTTCTTACCAAAAGTATTGTTGCATTCGTTATTTTTTCACTTACTGCCAGTGTGGTTTATATCCTTAATGATTATAATGATATTGAAGCAGACCGCAAGCACCCTGAAAAAAGAAGGCGTCCGTTAGCCAGCGGTGCCATATCGAAAAGACAGGCTGTTGCCATTCTGATTGTTTTACTCGTGATCAACAGTATTGCTGTCTTTCTTGCTCAGATATATTTCCATCAGAATTTATGGAAATTTGCCGTGATCATAGGCTTTTATTTTGTGATGAACCTGGCTTATACATTCAGGCTGAAGCATGTTGCCATTGTAGATATTTCCATTATTGCGGTAGGCTTTGTACTCCGCGTATTGTCAGGAGGATACATTACCGGGATTAAAACTTCGCAATGGGCGATATTGCTTACATTTGTCCTTGCGCTGGTTCTGGCCATCGGAAAAAGGAGAGGAGAACTGATCAATGCGCAGGTTTCCGGTAAAACACGGAGGGCTTTGGATGGATATAATGTTCAGTTTGCAGATATAACCCTTTCTATTTCTGTAACACTGGCCATCGTATGTTACCTTATGTTTACATTATCACCTGAAGTCCAGATGCGGTTTCATGAAAGGGTATTTTATACGGTTATCTTTGTGGTCTTTGCTTTTCTGCGGTATCTTCAGCAGACGCTGGTATACAACAGGACGGAATCTCCAACCAAGATCGTGTACAGGGACCGGTACATTCAGGTCACCTTAGTGTTGTGGGTTGCTGCATTTTTAATTCAAATCTACTTTAAAAAATGA
- a CDS encoding Lrp/AsnC family transcriptional regulator produces the protein MAKLDKTDIGILNALQNNAKLNIKELSDLLHISKTPIYERIKRLETEGYIKRYVALLDNKKVGLPLIAFCNVSLAVHDDEHIRRFQEEIRNIEEIVECYSIGGMYDFLIKVVLKDLDHYNIFAFEKLTKVQGIVKMQSSFVLDEIKNVTTLNIPLVK, from the coding sequence ATGGCGAAACTTGATAAAACCGATATCGGTATACTGAATGCCTTACAGAATAATGCGAAACTGAACATCAAAGAGCTCTCAGATCTTCTGCATATCTCTAAAACACCCATTTATGAGCGTATAAAACGCCTGGAAACCGAAGGATACATCAAAAGATATGTGGCATTGCTGGATAATAAAAAAGTAGGGTTACCCTTGATTGCATTTTGCAATGTATCACTGGCTGTGCATGATGATGAACACATCAGGCGCTTTCAGGAGGAAATCAGGAATATTGAAGAAATCGTGGAATGCTACTCCATCGGAGGTATGTACGACTTTCTGATCAAGGTTGTCCTCAAAGACCTTGATCACTACAATATCTTTGCCTTTGAAAAACTGACGAAAGTTCAGGGGATTGTAAAGATGCAGAGCTCTTTTGTGCTGGATGAAATAAAAAATGTAACCACACTGAATATTCCATTGGTAAAGTAG
- a CDS encoding FAD-binding oxidoreductase yields the protein MKPNFIQKVTNWGNFPIVEKEIKSEDSFRKIKEFVLGRNEVIARGNGRCYGDASLGDHIFSTKKLNKFISFDRLNGIIECESGVLLSEVLEVAVPQGYFLYVTPGTKFVSVGGAIASDVHGKNHHAEGCFSEYVLEFQLMTESGDIMTCSREENQEKFWATIGGMGLTGIILTAKFKLKNIETAYIRQESIKAENLDEIFRLFEESESWTYTVAWIDCFQKGPNTGRSILMRGEHAFQHELPQNLSGSPLRLKKKIEPNVPFYFPGFVLNAFTIKIFNLLYYKKQSKKELKNFIDYETFFYPLDAIHNWNRIYGKSGFIQYQMVIPKENGREGMKKILETIASSGNGSFLAVLKLFGKNNPQAYNSFPMEGYTLALDFKVNAKLKKLVDKLDDIVQEFGGRIYLTKDSMSRSSLTGYLKNIHNPKFVSLQHKRIINNHSS from the coding sequence ATGAAGCCTAATTTTATACAGAAAGTCACCAACTGGGGCAATTTTCCGATAGTGGAAAAAGAAATAAAGTCTGAAGACAGCTTCCGTAAAATAAAGGAATTTGTACTCGGGCGTAATGAAGTGATCGCAAGGGGAAACGGGAGGTGTTACGGGGATGCTTCATTAGGCGACCATATTTTTTCAACCAAAAAACTCAATAAGTTTATCAGTTTCGACCGGTTGAACGGAATCATAGAATGTGAGTCCGGCGTGCTTCTTTCCGAAGTCCTGGAAGTCGCTGTTCCGCAGGGCTACTTTCTGTATGTGACACCCGGGACAAAATTTGTGTCTGTGGGTGGTGCCATTGCCTCAGATGTGCATGGTAAAAATCATCACGCCGAAGGATGTTTTTCTGAGTACGTCCTGGAGTTTCAGCTTATGACGGAATCCGGTGATATTATGACCTGTTCAAGGGAAGAGAACCAGGAAAAGTTCTGGGCAACCATCGGGGGAATGGGACTTACAGGGATCATTCTGACGGCAAAATTCAAGCTTAAAAATATAGAAACGGCTTACATCCGCCAGGAAAGCATCAAAGCTGAAAACCTGGATGAAATATTCCGCCTTTTTGAGGAAAGTGAAAGCTGGACCTATACGGTAGCGTGGATCGACTGTTTTCAGAAAGGCCCCAATACTGGCAGAAGTATCCTGATGCGGGGAGAACACGCCTTCCAGCATGAACTGCCGCAGAACCTTTCCGGAAGTCCCTTAAGGCTTAAGAAAAAGATTGAACCCAATGTCCCGTTTTACTTTCCGGGATTTGTATTGAATGCGTTTACAATTAAGATATTCAATCTGCTGTATTATAAAAAGCAGTCTAAAAAGGAACTTAAAAACTTTATTGATTACGAGACTTTTTTTTATCCTTTAGATGCCATCCATAACTGGAACCGCATCTATGGGAAATCAGGATTTATCCAGTATCAGATGGTCATCCCGAAAGAGAATGGAAGAGAAGGAATGAAAAAAATCCTTGAAACCATTGCCAGCAGCGGAAACGGATCCTTCCTGGCGGTGCTGAAACTCTTCGGGAAAAACAATCCGCAGGCGTACAACTCATTTCCGATGGAAGGCTATACGCTCGCACTTGATTTTAAAGTCAATGCAAAACTTAAAAAGCTGGTAGATAAGCTGGATGATATCGTACAGGAATTCGGGGGAAGGATTTACCTTACCAAAGACAGTATGAGTAGGTCCTCCCTTACCGGTTATCTAAAAAATATCCATAATCCTAAATTTGTGTCTCTTCAGCACAAAAGAATCATAAACAACCATTCATCATGA